The Natrinema salifodinae genome includes a window with the following:
- a CDS encoding Na+/H+ antiporter subunit E, producing the protein MRVRTWPVVGVVFAVLWVFVRGLPLAPSALAGGLISGLVVGLPVAFVFRRLYGKYFDLGRGLRALPYAGLYLGAFIRELLRANVDVAYRVLSPGMPIEPEVILVPLRVESDVAITVIANSITITPGTVTLDYDAETNALYVHGVNGRDPEAIAEPIRTWEDYTLEMFNEDASPSDPPPEIVVSGGERDRAPDREPGTGGIDDD; encoded by the coding sequence ATGCGCGTCCGGACCTGGCCGGTCGTCGGGGTCGTCTTCGCCGTGCTGTGGGTGTTCGTTCGCGGACTGCCCCTCGCGCCGTCGGCGCTCGCCGGCGGGCTCATCAGCGGCCTGGTCGTCGGGCTGCCGGTCGCGTTCGTCTTCCGGCGGCTGTACGGCAAGTACTTCGATCTCGGCCGCGGACTGCGGGCGCTGCCCTACGCCGGGCTCTACCTGGGCGCGTTCATCCGGGAACTCCTGCGGGCGAACGTCGACGTCGCCTACCGCGTGCTCTCGCCGGGGATGCCGATCGAGCCGGAGGTGATCCTGGTCCCGCTGCGCGTCGAGTCCGACGTCGCGATCACCGTCATCGCCAACAGCATCACGATCACGCCGGGCACGGTGACGCTGGACTACGACGCCGAAACCAACGCCCTGTACGTCCACGGCGTCAACGGCCGCGATCCCGAGGCGATCGCCGAGCCGATTCGCACCTGGGAGGACTACACGCTCGAAATGTTCAACGAGGACGCCTCGCCGTCGGACCCGCCGCCGGAAATCGTCGTCTCCGGCGGGGAAAGAGACAGGGCGCCGGACCGCGAACCGGGAACCGGAGGTATCGACGATGACTGA